Proteins encoded in a region of the Streptomyces sp. NBC_00310 genome:
- the rsmG gene encoding 16S rRNA (guanine(527)-N(7))-methyltransferase RsmG, with the protein MTESAELPPAPEQARDVFGDRYADAVRYAELLAEAGVQRGLIGPREVPRLWERHLLNCAVLSEVVPEGVTVCDVGSGAGLPGIPLALVREDLKITLLEPLLRRTNFLTEVVELLGLDHVTVVRGRAEEVLGTLQPVHVVTARAVAPLDRLAAWGIPLLRPYGEMLALKGDTAEEELKSAATALSKLGAVETSIHHVGEGVVDPLSTVVRVEVGESPGGVRFAAKRAKAARTGRVRRRR; encoded by the coding sequence GTGACGGAGTCAGCGGAGCTCCCCCCTGCGCCCGAGCAGGCGCGCGACGTATTCGGCGATCGCTATGCGGACGCGGTCCGGTACGCCGAGCTCCTGGCTGAGGCGGGTGTGCAGCGAGGGCTCATCGGCCCGCGAGAGGTACCCCGCCTGTGGGAGAGGCATCTGTTGAACTGCGCGGTGCTCTCCGAGGTCGTGCCGGAGGGGGTGACGGTGTGCGATGTCGGTTCCGGTGCCGGGCTGCCGGGCATTCCGCTGGCCCTCGTCCGGGAGGATCTGAAGATCACGCTGCTGGAGCCACTGCTGCGGCGCACCAACTTCCTGACCGAGGTGGTCGAGCTTCTGGGTCTCGACCACGTGACAGTCGTCCGTGGCCGAGCGGAAGAGGTCCTCGGGACATTGCAGCCGGTCCATGTGGTGACGGCTCGGGCCGTGGCCCCGCTGGACCGACTGGCCGCCTGGGGCATTCCGCTGCTGCGCCCGTACGGAGAGATGCTGGCGCTCAAGGGCGACACCGCGGAGGAAGAGCTGAAAAGTGCCGCCACAGCCCTGAGCAAGCTCGGTGCGGTGGAGACCTCCATCCACCACGTCGGTGAAGGCGTGGTCGATCCACTGTCCACGGTCGTCCGCGTGGAGGTCGGAGAGAGCCCGGGCGGTGTGCGCTTCGCGGCGAAGAGGGCAAAGGCGGCCCGGACCGGGCGGGTACGCCGACGCCGCTAG
- the gnd gene encoding phosphogluconate dehydrogenase (NAD(+)-dependent, decarboxylating), protein MELGLVGLGKMGGNMRERIRRAGHTVIGYDRNPDLADVHSLEELVGKLKGPRVVWVMVPAGAATQSTVDELAELLQPGDVVVDGGNSRWTDDEKHAEALAAKGIGFVDCGVSGGVWGLENGYALMYGGDAENVAKVRPVFDALKPEGDLGAVHAGKVGAGHFAKMVHNGIEYAMMQAYAEGWELLEKVDSVTDVREVFRSWQDGTVIRSWLLDLAVNALDEDEHLDGLKGFAQDSGEGRWTVEAAIDHAVPLPAITASLFARFASRQEDSPQMKMIAALRNQFGGHAVEKK, encoded by the coding sequence ATGGAGCTCGGTCTCGTCGGCCTCGGCAAGATGGGCGGCAACATGCGCGAGCGGATACGCCGCGCAGGCCACACCGTCATCGGATACGACCGGAACCCGGATCTCGCCGATGTTCACAGCCTCGAAGAGCTGGTGGGCAAGCTCAAGGGCCCGCGGGTCGTGTGGGTGATGGTCCCGGCCGGCGCCGCCACCCAGTCGACCGTCGACGAACTGGCCGAGCTGCTCCAGCCGGGAGATGTCGTCGTGGACGGCGGCAACTCCCGCTGGACGGACGACGAGAAGCACGCCGAGGCACTGGCGGCCAAGGGCATCGGCTTCGTCGACTGCGGTGTCTCCGGCGGAGTCTGGGGCCTGGAGAACGGCTATGCGCTGATGTACGGCGGTGACGCCGAGAACGTCGCCAAGGTGCGGCCGGTCTTCGACGCGCTCAAGCCCGAGGGCGATCTCGGCGCGGTGCACGCGGGCAAGGTCGGCGCCGGGCACTTCGCGAAGATGGTCCACAACGGCATCGAGTACGCGATGATGCAGGCGTACGCCGAGGGCTGGGAGCTCCTGGAGAAGGTCGACTCGGTGACGGACGTCCGCGAGGTCTTCCGTTCCTGGCAGGACGGCACGGTCATCCGTTCCTGGCTGCTCGACCTGGCGGTGAACGCCCTCGACGAGGACGAGCACCTGGACGGGCTGAAGGGGTTCGCACAGGACTCCGGCGAGGGCCGGTGGACGGTGGAGGCCGCCATCGACCACGCCGTGCCGCTGCCCGCGATCACGGCCTCCCTCTTCGCGCGGTTCGCGTCGCGCCAGGAGGACTCTCCGCAGATGAAGATGATCGCGGCGCTGCGGAACCAGTTCGGCGGCCACGCGGTCGAGAAGAAGTAA
- a CDS encoding Jag family protein — MTEGTTSAASEGGDTLTRLEQEGEIAADYLEGLLDIADLDGDIDMDVEADRASVSIISDSGGRDLNKLVGREGEVLEALQELTRLAVHRETGDRSRLMLDIAGYRAKKRAELSELGAKAAAEAKSTGEPVKLKAMTPFERKVVHDAVKSAGLRSESEGEEPQRFVVVLPV; from the coding sequence GTGACGGAAGGCACCACCTCCGCCGCCTCCGAGGGTGGAGACACCCTCACCCGCCTGGAGCAGGAGGGTGAGATCGCGGCGGACTATCTGGAAGGTCTGCTGGACATCGCCGACCTCGACGGCGACATCGACATGGACGTCGAGGCCGATCGTGCCTCTGTCTCGATCATCAGCGACTCCGGCGGCCGCGATCTGAACAAGCTCGTCGGCCGGGAGGGCGAGGTGCTCGAGGCGCTCCAGGAGCTCACGCGCCTGGCCGTGCACCGCGAGACCGGCGACCGCAGCCGACTGATGCTGGACATCGCCGGCTATCGGGCCAAGAAGCGCGCCGAGCTCTCCGAGCTGGGCGCCAAGGCGGCGGCCGAGGCCAAGAGCACCGGCGAGCCCGTGAAGCTGAAGGCGATGACGCCCTTCGAGCGCAAGGTCGTGCATGACGCGGTCAAGTCCGCGGGCCTGCGCAGCGAGTCCGAGGGCGAGGAGCCGCAGCGCTTCGTCGTCGTGCTGCCTGTCTGA
- the yidD gene encoding membrane protein insertion efficiency factor YidD, with product MKYPLLALIKLYQWTISPLLGPVCKYYPSCSHYGYTAIDRHGAIKGTALTAWRILRCNPWSLGGVDHVPPRKRPRWHEMLRGTWRARKGGSSAAEPATEGHVPSSPAAESPSHAQGA from the coding sequence ATGAAGTACCCGCTGCTGGCGCTGATCAAGCTGTACCAGTGGACGATCAGTCCGCTGCTCGGGCCGGTCTGCAAGTACTACCCGTCGTGTTCCCACTACGGCTATACGGCCATCGACCGGCACGGTGCGATCAAGGGAACGGCACTCACAGCCTGGCGCATCCTGCGGTGCAATCCGTGGTCGCTCGGCGGTGTGGACCATGTCCCGCCGCGCAAGCGCCCGCGGTGGCACGAGATGTTGCGTGGCACGTGGCGCGCACGCAAGGGCGGGTCCTCCGCCGCCGAACCGGCCACCGAGGGGCATGTTCCTTCGAGCCCGGCCGCCGAGAGCCCGTCCCATGCCCAAGGAGCATGA
- the rnpA gene encoding ribonuclease P protein component — MLPTEHRLRRREDFATAVRRGRRAGRPLLVVHLRSGATDPHAPGESAPPTRAGFVVSKAVGGSVVRNKVKRRLRHLMRDRVALFPPGSLVVVRALPGAGDADHVQLAQDLDAAIGRLLGGGAR, encoded by the coding sequence GTGCTGCCTACCGAGCATCGGCTGAGGCGGCGCGAGGACTTCGCGACCGCGGTACGACGAGGACGCCGGGCCGGACGCCCACTCCTCGTCGTTCACCTACGTAGCGGTGCCACGGACCCGCACGCGCCTGGGGAGAGCGCTCCCCCGACGCGTGCGGGTTTCGTCGTGAGCAAGGCCGTCGGTGGCTCGGTCGTACGCAACAAGGTGAAGCGCAGGCTTCGCCATCTGATGCGCGATCGAGTCGCCCTGTTTCCCCCCGGTAGCCTGGTAGTCGTACGAGCGCTGCCCGGAGCGGGTGACGCCGACCACGTACAACTGGCCCAAGACCTGGATGCCGCCATAGGGCGGCTGCTGGGAGGGGGCGCACGATGA
- the yidC gene encoding membrane protein insertase YidC, whose product MDTIASLFSFITTPVSWVIVQFHKVYGALFGDDTGWAWGLSIVSLVILIRICLIPLFVKQIKATRAMQTLQPEMKKIQERYKNDKQRQSEEMMKLYKETGTNPLSSCLPILAQSPFFFALYHVLNSIANNDTIGSINQSLLDSAQKAHIFGAPLAAKFTDSSADVTALDASLTTVRIVTAVMIVLMSASQFYTQRQLMTKNVDTTVKTPFMQQQKMLMYVFPIMFAVFGINFPVGVLVYWLTTNVWTMGQQMYVIHNNPTPGSKAQAAYLERLLKHVTRHGKTRNRRERAIVKAIVAKGRDRNEHERKFITGLGKEGLAAQGDGTVLKSEVSTVATAEDGTPATPRRQQPKRQTKAQRQSGGAKTADDAEPETEPISLSKSDEPEDAKPAAAAKKAAPKPGAGGRSKAQSGQRKGQQRPKSPSKK is encoded by the coding sequence GTGGACACGATTGCCAGCCTCTTCAGCTTCATCACGACACCTGTCTCCTGGGTCATCGTCCAGTTCCACAAGGTGTACGGCGCCCTCTTCGGCGATGACACCGGGTGGGCCTGGGGCCTGTCCATCGTGTCCTTGGTGATTCTGATCCGTATCTGCCTGATCCCGCTCTTCGTGAAGCAGATCAAGGCGACCCGGGCGATGCAGACGCTGCAGCCCGAGATGAAGAAGATCCAGGAGCGCTACAAGAACGACAAGCAGCGTCAGTCCGAAGAGATGATGAAGCTGTACAAGGAGACGGGCACCAACCCGCTCTCCTCGTGCCTTCCCATCCTGGCGCAGTCCCCGTTCTTCTTCGCGCTGTACCACGTGCTCAACAGCATCGCGAACAACGACACCATCGGCTCGATCAACCAGAGCCTGCTGGACAGCGCGCAGAAGGCGCACATCTTCGGTGCCCCGCTGGCCGCGAAGTTCACGGACAGCTCCGCGGACGTCACGGCACTCGACGCCTCGCTGACCACGGTCCGCATCGTGACCGCGGTCATGATCGTCCTGATGTCGGCTTCGCAGTTCTACACGCAGCGTCAGCTGATGACGAAGAACGTCGACACCACGGTGAAGACGCCGTTCATGCAGCAGCAGAAGATGCTGATGTACGTCTTCCCGATCATGTTCGCCGTCTTCGGCATCAACTTCCCGGTCGGTGTCCTCGTCTACTGGCTGACCACCAACGTGTGGACCATGGGCCAGCAGATGTACGTCATCCACAACAACCCGACCCCGGGCTCCAAGGCCCAGGCGGCTTACCTGGAGCGCCTCCTCAAGCACGTCACGCGGCACGGCAAGACCCGCAACCGCCGTGAGCGCGCCATCGTCAAGGCGATCGTGGCCAAGGGCCGTGACCGCAACGAGCACGAGCGGAAGTTCATCACGGGTCTGGGCAAGGAGGGGCTCGCGGCCCAGGGTGACGGCACCGTGCTCAAGAGCGAGGTCTCGACCGTCGCGACGGCCGAGGACGGTACGCCGGCGACCCCCAGGCGCCAGCAGCCCAAGCGTCAGACCAAGGCCCAGCGTCAGTCCGGTGGTGCGAAGACCGCCGACGACGCCGAGCCGGAGACCGAGCCCATCTCGCTGAGCAAGTCCGACGAGCCGGAGGACGCCAAGCCGGCGGCCGCTGCCAAGAAGGCCGCGCCCAAGCCCGGTGCCGGTGGCCGCAGCAAGGCTCAGTCCGGTCAGCGCAAGGGTCAGCAGCGCCCCAAGTCCCCGTCCAAGAAGTAA
- the dnaN gene encoding DNA polymerase III subunit beta: MKIRVERDVLAEAVAWAARSLPARPPAPVLAGLLLKAEESQLSLSSFDYEVSARVSVEAEVDEEGTVLVSGRLLADICRALPNRPVEISTDGVRATVVCGSSRFTLHTLPVEEYPSLPQMPNATGTVPGEVFASAAAQVAIAAGRDDTLPVLTGVRIEIEGDTVTLASTDRYRFAVREFLWKPENPEASAVALVPAKTLLDTAKALTSGDSVILALSGSGSGEGLIGFEGAGRRTTTRLLEGDLPKYRTLFPTEFNSVAVIETAPFVEAVKRVALVAERNTPVRLSFEQGVLILEAGSSDDAQAVERVDAQLEGDDISIAFNPTFLLDGLSAIDSPVAQLSFTTSTKPALLSGKPAVDAEADEAYKYLIMPVRLSG, translated from the coding sequence GTGAAGATCCGGGTGGAACGCGACGTACTCGCGGAGGCAGTGGCCTGGGCGGCGCGCAGCCTCCCGGCCCGTCCGCCGGCGCCGGTCCTCGCCGGCCTCCTTCTGAAGGCCGAGGAAAGCCAGCTGAGCCTCTCCAGCTTCGACTACGAGGTCTCCGCGCGGGTCTCCGTGGAGGCCGAGGTCGACGAGGAGGGCACGGTGCTCGTCTCCGGCCGGCTCCTTGCCGACATCTGCCGCGCTCTCCCCAACCGCCCGGTGGAGATTTCCACGGACGGTGTACGGGCGACCGTGGTCTGCGGCTCCTCGCGGTTCACCCTCCACACACTGCCTGTGGAGGAGTACCCGTCCCTGCCGCAGATGCCGAACGCCACAGGCACCGTCCCGGGTGAGGTCTTCGCCTCCGCCGCCGCCCAGGTGGCCATCGCCGCCGGCCGCGACGACACGCTGCCCGTGCTCACCGGTGTGCGCATCGAGATCGAGGGCGACACGGTCACGCTGGCCTCCACCGACCGCTACCGCTTCGCGGTCCGCGAGTTCCTGTGGAAGCCGGAGAACCCCGAGGCGTCCGCGGTCGCACTGGTGCCCGCCAAGACGCTCCTGGACACCGCCAAGGCCCTCACGAGCGGCGACAGCGTCATCCTGGCGCTCTCCGGCTCGGGCTCGGGCGAGGGCCTGATCGGTTTCGAGGGCGCGGGCCGTCGGACGACCACGCGGCTGCTGGAGGGCGACCTCCCGAAGTACCGCACGCTGTTCCCGACGGAGTTCAACAGCGTGGCCGTCATCGAGACCGCCCCCTTCGTGGAGGCCGTCAAGCGTGTGGCCCTGGTCGCCGAGCGGAACACCCCGGTGCGGCTGAGCTTCGAGCAGGGCGTGCTGATCCTGGAGGCCGGCTCCAGCGACGACGCACAGGCTGTGGAAAGGGTCGACGCCCAGCTGGAGGGCGACGACATCTCGATCGCCTTCAACCCGACGTTCCTGCTGGACGGCCTGAGCGCCATCGACTCCCCGGTGGCGCAGCTGTCGTTCACGACGTCCACCAAGCCCGCGCTGCTCAGCGGCAAGCCGGCCGTGGACGCCGAGGCGGACGAGGCCTACAAGTACCTGATCATGCCGGTGCGGCTCAGCGGCTGA
- the recF gene encoding DNA replication/repair protein RecF (All proteins in this family for which functions are known are DNA-binding proteins that assist the filamentation of RecA onto DNA for the initiation of recombination or recombinational repair.): MHVTHLSLADFRSYARVEVPLDPGVTAFVGPNGHGKTNLVEAVGYLATLGSHRVSSDAPLVRMGADRAVIRAQVRKGERQQLIELELNPGKANRARINRSSQVRPRDVLGIVRTVLFAPEDLALVKGDPGERRRFLDELITARAPRMAGVRSDYERVLKQRNTLLKTAALARRHGGRSMDLSTLDVWDQHLARVGAELLAQRLDLVASIQPLADKAYEQLAPGGGPVSLEYKPSSPGIVGHAREELYEQLMAALAESRKQEIERGVTLVGPHRDDVLLKLGQLPAKGYASHGESWSYALALRLASYDLLRAEGNEPVLILDDVFAELDARRRERLAELVAPGEQVLVTAAVDDDVPDVLTETRYSVADGTVERA; the protein is encoded by the coding sequence ATGCACGTCACGCATCTGTCGCTGGCCGACTTCCGCTCGTACGCCCGGGTCGAGGTCCCGCTCGACCCGGGCGTCACCGCGTTCGTGGGCCCCAACGGGCATGGCAAGACGAACCTGGTCGAGGCGGTCGGCTATCTCGCGACCCTCGGAAGCCACCGGGTGTCGTCGGACGCGCCACTCGTCCGCATGGGCGCCGACCGGGCGGTGATCCGGGCGCAGGTGCGGAAGGGCGAGCGGCAGCAGCTGATCGAGCTGGAGCTGAACCCCGGCAAGGCGAACCGGGCGCGTATCAACAGGTCGTCGCAGGTCAGACCGCGTGATGTGCTCGGCATCGTGCGGACGGTGCTGTTCGCGCCGGAGGACCTCGCGCTGGTCAAGGGCGACCCCGGTGAGCGGCGGCGCTTCCTCGACGAGCTGATCACCGCGCGGGCTCCGCGGATGGCGGGCGTGCGCTCGGACTACGAGCGGGTCCTCAAGCAGCGCAACACCCTCCTCAAGACGGCCGCGCTGGCCCGTCGGCACGGCGGCCGCTCCATGGACCTGTCCACGCTCGACGTGTGGGACCAGCACCTCGCGCGCGTGGGAGCCGAGTTGCTCGCCCAGCGCCTGGACCTGGTCGCCTCGATCCAGCCGCTCGCCGACAAGGCGTACGAGCAACTGGCACCCGGCGGCGGCCCGGTGAGTCTGGAGTACAAGCCCTCCTCGCCCGGCATCGTCGGCCACGCGCGTGAGGAGCTGTACGAGCAGCTGATGGCCGCCCTCGCCGAGAGCCGCAAGCAGGAGATCGAGCGGGGCGTCACCCTTGTAGGCCCTCATCGGGACGATGTGCTGCTCAAACTCGGGCAGCTGCCCGCCAAGGGGTACGCCTCCCACGGCGAGTCCTGGTCGTACGCCCTGGCCCTGCGGCTCGCCTCCTACGACCTGCTGCGGGCCGAGGGCAACGAGCCGGTGCTGATCCTCGACGACGTCTTCGCCGAGCTGGACGCTCGTCGGCGGGAGCGCCTGGCGGAGCTGGTCGCGCCGGGCGAGCAGGTCCTGGTGACCGCAGCCGTCGACGACGACGTACCGGACGTACTGACGGAGACGCGGTACTCCGTGGCCGACGGGACGGTGGAGCGCGCATGA
- the rpmH gene encoding 50S ribosomal protein L34 → MSKRTFQPNNRRRAKTHGFRLRMRTRAGRAILANRRSKGRASLSA, encoded by the coding sequence GTGAGCAAGCGCACCTTCCAGCCGAACAACCGTCGTCGCGCGAAGACCCACGGCTTCCGCCTGCGGATGCGTACCCGTGCCGGTCGCGCGATTCTCGCGAACCGCCGCAGCAAGGGTCGCGCCAGCCTGTCCGCCTGA
- the dnaA gene encoding chromosomal replication initiator protein DnaA yields MADVPADLAAVWPRVLEKLLGEGHGQGVEVKDERWIKRCQPLALVADTALLAVPNEFAKGVLEGRLAPIVSETLSRECGRPIRIAITVDSSVGEPAPPPTRHRFEEPELPSVPSQSRDAYDNRDAYDSQGRDARGGYENQNAYENQNGYDGPARAPYEGYGRHRADDRGPGRGDQLSGGPGDLLPPPRSDQHPSGRSDQLPTARPAYPSEYQRPEPGAWPRPSQDDYGWQQQRLGFPERDPYASPSSDYRSQSMDRPPYDQQRSEYDRQGSDSDYPRPDRRERPEPRPGSGHVHRGGPASSAPGPLAAQPAPAPGPGEPTARLNPKYLFDTFVIGASNRFAHAAAVAVAEAPAKAYNPLFIYGESGLGKTHLLHAIGHYARSLYPGTRVRYVSSEEFTNEFINSIRDGKGDSFRKRYREMDILLVDDIQFLADKESTQEEFFHTFNTLHNANKQIVLSSDRPPKQLVTLEDRLRNRFEWGLITDVQPPELETRIAILRKKAVQEQLNAPPEVLEFIASRISRNIRELEGALIRVTAFASLNRQPVDLGLTEIVLKDLIPGGENASPEITATAIMAATADYFGLTVEDLCGTSRGRALVTARQIAMYLCRELTDLSLPKIGAQFGNRDHTTVMHADRKIRALMAERRSIYNQVTELTNRIKNG; encoded by the coding sequence GTGGCTGACGTACCTGCCGATCTTGCCGCAGTGTGGCCACGAGTACTGGAGAAGCTCCTCGGTGAGGGCCACGGTCAGGGCGTCGAGGTGAAGGACGAGCGCTGGATCAAGCGCTGCCAGCCGCTCGCACTGGTCGCGGACACGGCTCTTCTCGCCGTCCCGAACGAGTTCGCGAAGGGCGTACTCGAGGGCCGTCTCGCGCCGATCGTCAGCGAGACCCTGAGCCGGGAGTGCGGCCGGCCGATCCGTATCGCGATCACCGTGGACAGCTCCGTCGGCGAGCCCGCGCCCCCTCCGACCCGGCACCGCTTCGAGGAGCCCGAGCTCCCCTCCGTCCCGTCCCAGAGCCGTGACGCCTACGACAACAGGGACGCGTACGACAGCCAGGGGCGCGACGCCCGCGGCGGGTACGAGAACCAGAACGCGTACGAGAACCAGAACGGATACGACGGCCCGGCCCGCGCCCCCTACGAGGGGTACGGCCGCCACCGGGCCGACGACCGAGGCCCGGGACGCGGCGACCAGCTGAGCGGCGGGCCCGGTGACCTGCTGCCGCCCCCTCGCTCGGACCAGCACCCCTCCGGCCGCTCCGACCAGCTTCCGACCGCGCGCCCCGCGTATCCGTCCGAGTACCAGCGGCCCGAGCCGGGCGCCTGGCCACGGCCTTCGCAGGACGACTACGGCTGGCAGCAGCAGCGGCTCGGGTTCCCGGAGAGGGACCCGTACGCTTCGCCGTCGTCGGACTACCGTTCGCAGTCCATGGACCGGCCGCCGTACGACCAGCAGCGCTCCGAGTACGACCGGCAGGGTTCCGACTCCGACTATCCGCGGCCGGACCGGCGCGAGCGCCCCGAGCCGCGTCCGGGCTCGGGGCATGTGCACCGGGGTGGACCGGCCAGTAGCGCCCCCGGCCCGCTGGCGGCGCAGCCCGCGCCGGCACCCGGTCCGGGTGAGCCGACGGCACGTCTGAATCCGAAGTACCTTTTCGACACCTTTGTCATCGGCGCCTCGAACCGTTTCGCGCACGCGGCCGCGGTGGCCGTCGCCGAGGCGCCGGCGAAGGCGTACAACCCCCTCTTCATCTATGGGGAGTCGGGGCTCGGCAAGACGCACCTGCTGCACGCGATCGGGCACTACGCGCGCAGCCTCTATCCGGGCACGCGGGTGCGGTACGTGAGCTCGGAGGAGTTCACCAACGAGTTCATCAACTCCATCCGCGACGGCAAGGGCGACAGCTTCCGCAAGCGGTACCGGGAGATGGACATCCTGCTCGTGGACGACATCCAGTTCCTGGCGGACAAGGAGTCGACGCAGGAGGAGTTCTTCCACACCTTCAATACGCTCCACAACGCGAACAAGCAGATCGTGCTCTCCAGCGACCGGCCGCCGAAGCAGTTGGTGACCCTGGAGGACCGGCTGCGGAACCGTTTCGAGTGGGGTCTGATCACCGATGTCCAGCCGCCGGAGCTGGAGACGCGTATCGCGATCCTCCGCAAGAAGGCGGTGCAGGAGCAGCTCAACGCCCCGCCCGAGGTACTGGAGTTCATCGCGTCCCGGATCTCGCGCAACATCCGCGAGCTGGAGGGCGCGCTGATCAGGGTGACGGCCTTCGCGTCGCTCAACCGGCAGCCGGTGGACCTCGGTCTGACCGAGATCGTCCTCAAGGACCTGATCCCGGGCGGCGAGAACGCGTCCCCCGAGATCACCGCCACCGCGATCATGGCCGCCACGGCCGACTACTTCGGGCTCACGGTCGAGGACCTCTGCGGCACCTCTCGCGGCCGCGCCCTGGTCACCGCCCGCCAGATCGCCATGTATCTGTGCCGTGAGCTGACCGACCTGTCGCTGCCCAAGATCGGCGCGCAGTTCGGCAACCGTGACCACACCACCGTCATGCACGCCGACCGCAAGATCCGCGCGCTGATGGCCGAGCGGCGCTCCATCTACAACCAGGTGACGGAGCTGACGAACCGCATCAAGAACGGCTGA
- a CDS encoding DUF721 domain-containing protein — protein sequence MSGSEGAQKPPEPSGVDLARVALRAAKEAARARGEATQQQKQARRGGGLRSGARADGRDPMPLGPAINRLITERGWETPAAVGGVMGRWPQIVGDDLARRCVPERYDEDERVLHVRCDSTAWATNVRLLAPQLVARLNEDLGHGTVRLLKVHGPGGAARRYGPLRAPGSTGPGDTYG from the coding sequence ATGAGCGGATCCGAGGGAGCCCAGAAGCCTCCCGAGCCCTCCGGCGTGGACCTCGCGCGCGTGGCGCTGCGCGCCGCGAAGGAAGCGGCACGCGCGCGAGGCGAGGCCACCCAGCAGCAGAAGCAGGCCAGGCGCGGTGGCGGGCTGCGCTCCGGCGCGCGTGCCGACGGCCGTGACCCGATGCCCCTCGGCCCCGCGATCAACCGCCTGATCACCGAGCGGGGCTGGGAGACGCCGGCCGCCGTCGGCGGGGTGATGGGTCGCTGGCCGCAGATCGTCGGCGACGACCTGGCGAGACGATGCGTACCGGAGCGGTACGACGAGGACGAGCGGGTCCTGCACGTGCGGTGCGACTCGACGGCGTGGGCGACGAATGTCCGGCTGCTCGCCCCTCAGCTCGTCGCCCGGCTCAACGAGGACCTCGGCCACGGCACCGTGCGGCTGCTCAAGGTCCACGGCCCCGGCGGAGCCGCTCGACGCTACGGGCCCCTGCGCGCCCCGGGAAGCACCGGTCCCGGCGATACCTACGGGTGA